The following proteins come from a genomic window of Galactobacillus timonensis:
- the rpsU gene encoding 30S ribosomal protein S21 yields MTRIVLHENESLDDAMRRFKRSVSRAGTLAEVRKREFYVKPGVKRRLKSEEARKNARKNRKH; encoded by the coding sequence ATGACAAGAATCGTTCTTCATGAAAATGAGAGTCTTGATGATGCGATGCGCCGTTTCAAGCGTTCCGTATCCCGCGCCGGTACCCTTGCTGAGGTGCGGAAGCGGGAGTTCTACGTTAAGCCGGGTGTGAAGCGCCGGCTGAAGTCGGAAGAAGCCCGTAAGAACGCGCGTAAGAACCGCAAGCACTGA
- the deoC gene encoding deoxyribose-phosphate aldolase, with the protein MKLSKYIDHTLLKPETGKDAVQKIVDEAKKYDFASVMVNPCWIPFVKPQLAGTTVKAACVIGFPLGANTTATKVFETKDAIANGADEVDMVLNIGRLKDGDDAYVTSEIKAVKEAAGDHVLKVIIETCLLTDEEKVRACRDAAAAGADFVKTSTGFSTGGATVADVKLMKEAVAGTPVKVKASGGVRTKEELKEMIDAGAERIGTSHGVDLM; encoded by the coding sequence ATGAAACTGTCCAAGTATATCGATCATACGCTTTTGAAGCCGGAAACCGGAAAGGATGCCGTTCAGAAAATCGTCGACGAGGCAAAGAAATACGACTTTGCCAGCGTGATGGTAAATCCGTGCTGGATTCCCTTTGTGAAGCCGCAGCTTGCCGGGACAACCGTCAAGGCAGCGTGCGTGATCGGCTTTCCGCTGGGCGCCAATACGACAGCGACGAAGGTTTTCGAAACGAAGGATGCCATTGCCAACGGTGCCGATGAAGTGGATATGGTTTTGAACATTGGCCGTCTGAAGGATGGAGATGATGCTTATGTTACCTCCGAGATCAAGGCGGTCAAGGAAGCGGCTGGCGACCATGTTCTGAAGGTCATTATTGAAACCTGCCTGCTGACGGATGAAGAAAAGGTGCGGGCATGCAGAGATGCGGCAGCGGCCGGAGCTGACTTTGTCAAGACAAGCACCGGTTTCTCGACCGGCGGAGCTACGGTGGCCGATGTGAAGCTGATGAAGGAAGCCGTCGCCGGTACACCTGTCAAGGTGAAGGCATCGGGCGGCGTGCGTACGAAGGAAGAGCTGAAGGAAATGATTGACGCCGGTGCTGAGCGTATTGGAACCAGCCATGGTGTTGATCTGATGTAA
- a CDS encoding RsmE family RNA methyltransferase has translation MQQFFCEEPLTIGSIYTFTMAQAHHARDVLKLHHETVRLVYHGDAYFADAYVNGSSFEAKVLEADPRERELPVDVTLAMALIRREKFELVLQKAAELGVNRIVPFESSRCVVHAKKEKTDRWQAILQEASEQCKRNRIPDIAMPVSFSQLDFSAFDCVMIPYEKEAGAGKGILSTVHGRKIVVIIGPEGGFSETEVQQVMDKGAVPVSLGPRILRAETAAMYCLSAIGAWSEERS, from the coding sequence ATGCAGCAGTTTTTCTGTGAAGAGCCGCTGACCATCGGAAGCATCTATACCTTTACCATGGCTCAGGCCCACCATGCCCGTGATGTCCTTAAGCTGCACCATGAAACGGTGCGGCTTGTTTATCATGGCGATGCCTACTTTGCGGATGCCTATGTTAACGGCAGCAGCTTCGAGGCAAAGGTTCTGGAGGCCGATCCAAGGGAGCGTGAGCTGCCGGTGGATGTTACGCTTGCCATGGCATTGATCCGGCGCGAAAAGTTTGAGCTTGTTCTGCAGAAGGCGGCGGAGCTTGGTGTGAACCGGATCGTTCCCTTTGAAAGCAGCCGCTGCGTCGTTCATGCAAAAAAGGAAAAGACGGACCGCTGGCAAGCAATACTTCAGGAAGCCAGCGAGCAGTGCAAGCGCAACCGGATTCCGGATATCGCAATGCCGGTTTCTTTTTCACAGCTGGATTTCAGTGCCTTCGACTGTGTCATGATTCCCTATGAAAAGGAAGCCGGAGCCGGCAAAGGCATTCTTTCAACAGTTCACGGCAGAAAGATTGTGGTGATCATCGGGCCGGAAGGCGGTTTTTCGGAAACTGAGGTACAACAGGTAATGGACAAAGGCGCCGTACCGGTCAGTCTCGGGCCGCGGATTCTTCGCGCCGAGACGGCAGCGATGTATTGTCTCAGTGCGATCGGAGCCTGGAGTGAAGAGCGTTCATGA
- a CDS encoding UDP-N-acetylmuramoyl-L-alanyl-D-glutamate--2,6-diaminopimelate ligase, with protein sequence MKLSELFENVPDIEIKSLMADSRKKRPDSIFFCEKGMMFDGHRFVDQAIANGAKVIVHSETIENKNPDVIYIKVKDVNAVFNQVADAFYGHPSHKMKMFGVTGTNGKSSIACIIRDIMNPYAPTGYIGTISIEYGQVKLPPLLTTPDIDDLHGILHEMVEAGIQCCALEASSIGIDQGRIDSIDFDYGIFTNLTHDHLDYHGTMENYFQAKKKFFDHLKPSAVAITNVDDPVGMRIVQDCKCRVVTYGIDHDADYQVVKYQLLKDKTLFVLQVGGMEYEMETNLVALFNIYNVVAAIAALHESGLAMEQIMPGLKHIRQIEGRMERIECGQPFNVLVDFAHTPDGIEQVCHFATAITPKDRRIIAITGSAGKRDTAKRPIFGQLLDRYADMIILTEDDPRNEKAVDIAQQIASGIHTKPYVIIEDRYDAIRSAVEIASEGDTIIIMGKGDEKFIYREYGREPYEGDDAIAREVIQKYWMNNGEGEDS encoded by the coding sequence ATGAAGCTGAGTGAATTGTTTGAAAATGTTCCGGATATTGAGATCAAGAGTCTGATGGCTGATTCCCGCAAGAAGCGGCCGGATTCCATTTTCTTCTGCGAAAAAGGCATGATGTTTGACGGCCATCGCTTTGTGGATCAGGCCATTGCCAACGGTGCAAAGGTCATTGTTCATTCGGAGACAATTGAAAACAAGAATCCGGATGTGATCTATATCAAGGTCAAGGATGTCAATGCGGTATTCAACCAGGTGGCGGATGCGTTCTACGGTCATCCGAGCCACAAGATGAAGATGTTCGGGGTTACCGGCACCAATGGCAAGAGTTCGATTGCCTGCATCATCCGCGACATCATGAACCCCTATGCGCCGACCGGCTATATCGGAACGATTTCGATTGAATACGGGCAGGTGAAGCTGCCGCCGCTGCTGACGACGCCGGATATCGATGATCTGCACGGCATTCTGCATGAAATGGTGGAAGCCGGAATCCAGTGCTGTGCTCTGGAGGCCAGCTCCATCGGCATTGATCAGGGCCGCATTGATTCGATTGACTTTGACTACGGCATCTTTACGAATCTGACTCATGATCATCTGGACTATCACGGGACGATGGAAAACTATTTCCAGGCCAAGAAGAAGTTCTTCGATCATCTGAAGCCTTCGGCGGTAGCCATCACCAATGTGGATGATCCGGTTGGAATGCGGATTGTGCAGGACTGCAAGTGCCGGGTCGTGACGTATGGCATTGATCACGATGCGGACTATCAGGTTGTAAAGTACCAGCTGCTCAAGGATAAGACTCTGTTTGTACTTCAGGTTGGCGGAATGGAGTATGAGATGGAAACCAACCTCGTAGCGCTGTTCAACATCTACAACGTCGTAGCCGCGATCGCAGCTTTGCATGAGAGCGGGCTGGCGATGGAACAGATCATGCCGGGTCTCAAGCATATCCGGCAGATTGAGGGACGAATGGAACGGATTGAGTGCGGTCAGCCGTTCAATGTGCTGGTGGATTTTGCCCATACGCCGGACGGCATTGAGCAGGTGTGCCACTTTGCGACGGCCATTACGCCGAAGGACCGCCGGATCATTGCGATCACCGGCAGCGCCGGCAAGCGTGATACGGCGAAGCGTCCGATCTTCGGTCAGCTGCTGGACCGCTATGCGGACATGATCATTTTGACGGAAGATGATCCCCGCAATGAGAAGGCGGTTGATATTGCGCAGCAGATCGCTTCGGGAATTCATACGAAGCCATATGTGATCATTGAGGATCGTTACGACGCGATCCGTTCGGCGGTGGAAATTGCCTCGGAAGGGGATACAATCATTATTATGGGAAAGGGAGATGAAAAGTTCATCTACCGCGAATACGGCCGTGAGCCGTATGAGGGAGATGACGCCATTGCCCGTGAAGTGATTCAGAAATACTGGATGAATAATGGGGAAGGAGAAGATTCATGA
- a CDS encoding L,D-transpeptidase — MRRLRKKAKYVLTAMGAAAALAIVMGVDHSAVKNQLKKEAAASSVQVEYGEAIGDLKSLFSDTAGLVSVSGNIDTMTVGSYPVELTLKRRDHFGLSSTVQSEADVSVVDTSDPLIELAQSEVVVLPDEDDSTIAEHVLSVTDPIDGALEKSDTLAPGTWTIDTQNDSSQAIVEAMDRNGNVKTETFPVKRIEVPDVAVPYSIRINRAANTVTVYLMDENQEYSIPIKAMVCSTGTATPLGSYSITEKYRWRSLFGGVYGQYACRIVGNILFHSVPYFSPDPGNLEYLEYNKLGTKASMGCIRLCVEDEKWIYDNCPIGTPVELYDDEENPGPLGKPTPVTIDVNDERRGWDPTDPDENNPWHLD; from the coding sequence ATGCGTAGACTCAGAAAGAAAGCCAAATATGTGCTGACGGCCATGGGAGCGGCTGCGGCGCTTGCCATCGTGATGGGCGTTGATCATTCGGCTGTGAAGAATCAGCTGAAAAAGGAAGCGGCAGCGAGCAGTGTACAGGTCGAATACGGGGAAGCGATCGGTGATCTGAAGAGCCTTTTCAGTGACACTGCGGGTCTTGTGTCGGTCAGCGGCAATATTGATACGATGACGGTTGGCAGCTACCCGGTGGAGCTGACGCTGAAGCGCAGGGATCACTTTGGCTTGTCTTCCACAGTTCAGAGTGAGGCTGATGTGAGCGTCGTCGATACGTCGGATCCTTTGATTGAGCTGGCGCAGTCGGAGGTCGTTGTTCTGCCCGATGAGGATGATTCCACCATTGCGGAACACGTTCTTTCGGTAACAGATCCAATCGACGGTGCGCTGGAGAAGTCAGACACCCTGGCTCCCGGCACCTGGACCATCGATACGCAAAACGATTCCTCACAGGCGATCGTTGAGGCAATGGATCGCAACGGGAATGTGAAAACCGAGACGTTTCCTGTGAAGCGCATCGAAGTTCCGGATGTGGCTGTTCCGTATTCGATCCGGATCAATCGGGCCGCCAATACGGTGACGGTATATCTGATGGATGAGAATCAGGAATATTCGATTCCCATTAAAGCCATGGTATGTTCGACGGGGACGGCGACGCCGCTGGGCAGTTATTCGATTACAGAGAAGTACCGGTGGCGGTCGCTGTTCGGTGGTGTGTACGGGCAGTATGCGTGCCGTATTGTCGGGAATATCCTGTTTCATTCGGTTCCTTATTTTTCACCGGATCCCGGAAATCTGGAATATCTGGAGTACAACAAGCTCGGTACCAAGGCATCCATGGGCTGTATCCGGCTGTGCGTGGAAGATGAGAAGTGGATCTATGACAATTGTCCGATCGGTACGCCGGTGGAGCTTTACGATGATGAAGAGAATCCGGGGCCGCTGGGCAAGCCGACGCCGGTTACGATTGATGTCAATGATGAGCGGCGAGGCTGGGATCCGACGGATCCGGATGAAAACAATCCGTGGCATCTTGATTGA
- a CDS encoding HlyC/CorC family transporter, with protein MNAASQMLVFALIVLILFSGLFSAVETAYSSASRIRLKAMENDGDSGAGRVLKVLDNYDRFLTSVLIGNNIVNILSATLGTILFTRWLGETEGPTVSTIVITLVVLLFGEITPKTFAKQSPERFAIRTLSFVRFIMVLFRPLGLVFQGWQYLTSKLFKVENKDPDISDELITMVDEAEKDGDLEEHESDLISAAIEFNDLDVKDILTPRVEVVAIPINASLKEVANVFSMNSFSRLPVYETSIDNIVGVIHEKDFYNMMYRDREHGMLRKIITPVIYTTENVKISTVLKQLQGAKAHLAVVLDEYGGTAGIVTMEDIIEELVGEIWDEHDVVKEYYQRLDDHTFLVRCDADIDDMLDRFDVHPEDEEDYDFITVSGWVIHELDHIPAVGESFDFDRLHVTVTKADRRKVLEIKVEVRDYQDEEERKESKN; from the coding sequence ATGAACGCCGCGTCACAGATGCTTGTTTTTGCGCTCATCGTTCTGATTCTGTTTTCCGGCCTTTTTTCTGCGGTTGAAACCGCATATTCGAGTGCTTCCCGGATTCGCCTGAAAGCCATGGAGAATGATGGCGACAGCGGTGCCGGCCGGGTTCTGAAGGTTCTGGACAATTATGATCGTTTTCTGACATCCGTTCTCATCGGAAACAATATCGTTAATATTCTTTCGGCTACGCTGGGTACGATTCTGTTCACCCGCTGGCTGGGAGAGACAGAGGGGCCGACGGTTTCGACGATTGTCATTACGCTGGTTGTACTTCTGTTCGGTGAGATTACGCCGAAGACCTTTGCCAAGCAGTCTCCGGAGCGTTTCGCCATTCGTACGCTGAGCTTTGTGCGTTTCATCATGGTTCTTTTCCGCCCGCTTGGACTGGTGTTTCAGGGCTGGCAGTATCTGACGTCGAAGCTGTTCAAGGTTGAGAACAAGGATCCGGATATTTCGGATGAGCTGATCACAATGGTTGATGAGGCGGAAAAGGACGGGGATCTTGAGGAACATGAATCGGATCTGATTTCGGCCGCCATCGAGTTCAATGATCTGGATGTCAAGGACATTCTGACGCCGCGCGTGGAAGTGGTGGCGATTCCGATCAATGCAAGTCTCAAGGAAGTTGCCAACGTCTTTTCCATGAACAGTTTCTCCCGTCTGCCGGTGTATGAAACAAGCATCGACAATATTGTCGGCGTCATTCATGAAAAGGATTTCTATAACATGATGTACCGGGACAGGGAACACGGGATGTTGCGGAAGATCATTACACCGGTCATCTATACGACGGAAAACGTTAAGATTTCAACGGTGCTCAAGCAGCTGCAGGGAGCCAAGGCCCATCTGGCGGTGGTACTGGATGAGTATGGCGGAACGGCCGGCATCGTGACGATGGAGGACATCATCGAAGAGCTGGTCGGCGAGATCTGGGATGAACATGATGTCGTCAAGGAGTATTACCAGCGTCTTGATGATCATACATTCCTGGTGCGCTGTGACGCGGATATTGACGATATGCTGGACCGCTTTGACGTGCATCCGGAGGATGAAGAGGACTATGACTTCATCACGGTATCGGGCTGGGTGATCCATGAACTGGATCATATTCCTGCGGTCGGCGAATCATTTGACTTTGACCGCCTTCATGTCACCGTTACAAAGGCTGACCGCCGCAAGGTTCTGGAAATCAAGGTCGAAGTCAGGGATTACCAAGACGAGGAAGAGCGAAAGGAATCAAAGAACTGA
- the mtaB gene encoding tRNA (N(6)-L-threonylcarbamoyladenosine(37)-C(2))-methylthiotransferase MtaB codes for MKTFLIHNLGCKVNHYEAQAVAGMLEQRGWQRAEEGQCCSAVIIFTCAVTNTAAQKSRQMMHRLKRLYPDAALVMVGCYVQVAPDALSDADILVGSAAKDQIPDLLEQWLSSHEKETAVADAEQIHTFTDLPLDVFEDTTRAFLKVQDGCNQFCTYCIIPYARGRQRSLDPDIAVDRARQLSVHHHELVLAGIHTGRYGQEYGVSLADLIERLLNETSFQRIRISSIEISEIDDHLISLLSSPRVARHLHIPLQSGSDGVLARMGRPYTAEDYHAKISLLHQEVPDLAISTDLMVGFPEESEQEFQESRDFVKRCGFSFLHVFPYSLRQGTRAASMKQVAEAVKKERAETMLALSEEMYDAYKRSWIGRDADVLMEKDHGSYTPGHASQYFEVRVPGRIARGSMHRVRIQRFEDHVLFGEIDDEAE; via the coding sequence ATGAAAACATTTCTGATTCATAATCTTGGCTGCAAGGTGAATCACTATGAAGCGCAGGCAGTTGCCGGCATGCTGGAACAAAGAGGCTGGCAGCGGGCAGAAGAGGGGCAGTGCTGCAGCGCTGTCATCATTTTTACCTGCGCCGTCACCAATACGGCGGCCCAGAAAAGCAGGCAGATGATGCACCGGCTGAAGCGTCTGTATCCGGATGCGGCGCTGGTCATGGTCGGCTGCTATGTGCAGGTTGCGCCAGATGCGTTAAGTGACGCGGACATTCTTGTCGGCAGCGCTGCGAAGGATCAGATCCCGGATCTTCTGGAACAGTGGCTGAGCAGTCATGAAAAGGAAACGGCAGTAGCGGATGCCGAACAAATACACACCTTTACGGATCTTCCGCTGGATGTCTTTGAGGATACGACGCGTGCCTTTCTGAAGGTGCAGGATGGATGCAATCAGTTCTGCACCTATTGCATCATTCCCTATGCCCGCGGAAGGCAGCGTTCGCTGGATCCGGATATCGCCGTTGATCGGGCCAGGCAGCTCAGTGTACACCATCATGAACTTGTTCTGGCCGGCATTCATACGGGCCGGTACGGACAGGAGTACGGCGTGAGTCTTGCCGATCTGATTGAACGGCTGTTGAATGAGACGTCGTTTCAGCGCATCCGCATTTCTTCGATTGAGATCTCTGAGATCGACGATCATTTGATTTCACTTTTATCCAGTCCAAGAGTGGCACGCCATCTGCACATCCCGCTGCAGTCCGGCAGCGATGGGGTGCTTGCACGAATGGGGCGTCCTTATACGGCCGAAGATTATCATGCTAAAATTAGTCTGCTGCATCAGGAAGTACCTGATCTTGCGATTTCGACGGATCTGATGGTTGGATTTCCTGAGGAAAGTGAACAGGAGTTTCAGGAGTCACGTGACTTTGTGAAGCGCTGCGGGTTCAGCTTCCTTCATGTCTTCCCTTATTCCCTGCGTCAGGGGACACGGGCTGCTTCGATGAAGCAGGTGGCAGAAGCGGTTAAGAAAGAACGAGCGGAGACGATGCTCGCGCTTTCAGAAGAAATGTATGACGCTTATAAGCGCAGCTGGATCGGAAGAGACGCAGATGTTCTGATGGAAAAGGATCACGGAAGCTATACACCGGGACATGCGTCGCAGTACTTTGAGGTTCGGGTTCCCGGAAGAATTGCGAGGGGATCGATGCACCGTGTGAGGATTCAGCGGTTCGAGGATCATGTTCTGTTTGGAGAAATAGACGATGAAGCTGAGTGA